CCTTGCTCTGTATGATAGATCTCCTGTTGCTTGTAACCTTCTGTTGTTTCTTGTATCTGTCGTAACCTAATCACCATACTAACATTACCTTATATATGCTTCGTATGTGATCAGGTGGTACAAGCTTGGAGTGGGCCTGCGTTGACTTGGCCCAAGGAGGTATGCTTCTGCTGGCCCATTAGACTCTTCTGCGAAGCCCAAACTCTACACTTACGCCTAGTGTTCACAAAGATGACACCCTGCGTGATGGCTAGTGTCTCGTAGATCGTATAGTGTCTCGAGCTTCCATTCTTCCTTGTCAACATTGACGTAAAACTGCTTGATACCTTCAAAAGTCAGCTCGTCACGCTTAACCAGAATCCTCACGGTTTTGTTCATGAACTTCCTTTTGATCTCAAGAGCTTCAGGTTGCATCGTCGCAGAGAAAACACCAACCTGAAACATGGAAGGAAGAAGCTGGAAGATGTCGTATATCTGATCCTTGAGATCACGAGAGATCAtatcatcagcttcatcaagAACAACCATTTTGATGGCGTCAGCACGGAGTGACTGTCTAACAGGACCAGGTGTACCAACAACAACATGTACACCAGACTGGAGGATACGTTGATCCTCACGCACACCTGTTCCGCCAACATAGGCGTGGACTTTGACACCGAGGTAGTCACCAAGAGTGTAATCAA
The window above is part of the Brassica napus cultivar Da-Ae chromosome C8, Da-Ae, whole genome shotgun sequence genome. Proteins encoded here:
- the LOC125575386 gene encoding eukaryotic initiation factor 4A-3-like, which translates into the protein MVNSFTLLADLKAGRCPTTAETSAQVRLLLGEEGEETFNTTYAEVCDTFDAMELRSDLLREIYAYERERGVIPFCKGIQQAQSGTGKTATFCSGVLQQFDYTLGDYLGVKVHAYVGGTGVREDQRILQSGVHVVVGTPGPVRQSLRADAIKMVVLDEADDMISRDLKDQIYDIFQLLPSMFQVGVFSATMQPEALEIKRKFMNKTVRILVKRDELTFEGIKQFYVNVDKEEWKLETLYDLRDTSHHAGCHLCEH